The Brassica napus cultivar Da-Ae chromosome C1, Da-Ae, whole genome shotgun sequence DNA segment AGCACCTCTTGGAACTGACACAATAGGCAAGCCTCCTCCTTGTGTGTATTCCATTGAAGGATACTGAAAAAGACACATTAAAACATGGGAATTTTAGTGATAGTGGCATCTCGAGACATCAATGTTGTGATGATGTTAATGAAGTAGGTTTCATACTTGTGGTGTTTGGTTTGGACATGTATCATCATAACTGACATCAAAGGGATTTGATGATGGTTTTGCCGTGTATGGAAAGGCTCCAGTAGCCTACCAAGAAAAGGATATCACATGTAAGATCAGCTCAAAATCTATTAATCGGATCCTAATAATCAATTATGCCAAATAAAATACCACAGGATATTGATAATATTGCATGCCATATCCCATGCCATGATGTTGAGCATGAACTTGAGGGGAGGCAAATGAGAAGCCTCCAGAGAAAAGGTCCTGCCAATAATGGTTAAGACTCTTATGATTGTAGATACCAAAAGAGTAAATCCAATATAAACTAAAAGGAAAGTGTTTGTTACCTCAGGAAGTGCACTTCTTACGTTTGATTTTGTCTCTTCTTGATGATCTCCATAAGCATAATTTGTGATAGCTAGTGTTGACTGTTCCGTAGAGGTTCCTGATGGTTCCTTATGTGGTGTAGATGAATCCACCTATGTTAGCACATGAACAAAACATATAGTATAATAACCTTTTACTTTTGATTCTTTGTCAATGTGTGTTTAAAAACTATCTCAGACACCAACCTGGTTATTTTCAGCTGCACTTGTTGTAACCATATCTTTTGTACGTAAGTTATCACCAGCATCAGGTAGAAGAGCTAGCTCTAAAGAACCGGCGTGCGAGATTGTAGGTGCTGTGACAAAAGAAGTAACACTGTCTTGTGTTCTTGGCACCTGTTGGGTCTCAGGGTTAGCTGCAGGATGATTGTCCTCAGAAGGATCAGAGTATCCAAACAACAAAGCTTCCAAAGAGTTAGGAGCTGGACCCTCAATGGCCTTTTGAGAAGGTACATCATCAATTAAACTTCCAGGACTCTCCATTTTACTAGATGATGCAGCCAActacaaaacataaaagaaaaggtACACATCTTCACCGTATACGTAACATGAGTTTGTAGATTATTACACTTTACCTGATTGCTCATTGGATCCTTCTTTTTTTCAACTTTGACAATTTTTTCAACGCGCAAACGAGGATGATTCTCGCCTATGAGCTCACTGGCATGGCGTACAATGGGCAAACCGGAAGTTTCCTTGTTGTTAGAGAGGTCTAGTGATTTGGAGCTTCCTCTTGGCTCTCTACGCGCATCGTATCTCTTAACACTTCCATCGTCTCTGTACCTATCGTCAACAATCTCAAAGCGGATAGGACTCTTTGGTAAGGCTCTAGACTTTGGGTTATGTGTAacaagttgttgttgttgttgtttaggTTCCTTGCCTTcaaaataatacttaagagatctGTTTCCACTCTTTATTTCAAGTTTATCAACAGAGTGAAAGCTTCTAGATCCCAAGAAGTTTGCACTGGCCTTCTTGCTTTCCTTGTAATCATCAGTCACAGCCTGAGTGGAAACAGAACAAACttgtaaaaaaattgaaaactgtGTAAATAGGGCACGTCTTCAACATTGGAGCATATAGTACAACTGTCCCATAATTAGCTTTAGATTTGGCTAAGTTGAGAAAATGTTCATGCAGATTCCCTAGCAAAGGAGGCTAGGAACCGAGAAGTCATTTTTTCCCATGTAGATGAGACCCGGCGGTTCAACTTGACATGATTGTATGggtagttgacaaaaaaagaaaagaaaatgaagcATCTAAGAAAAGCAGTGTACCGGTTTTTGCTGTGAGATCTTGTCATTGCTCTCACTACTGTATCTTTTATCCACATAGACACTTCTGATAAAGTCTCTGAGCTTGAAAATGTTACTgaacaagaagaaagaaaaaaaatgaggtTTAACTATAAAGTATTTAACGTTAATAATAGTTcggttcagaaaaaaaaaaactataaagtaATGCTACTCCTCTTAGTGTTTTAAATCGGTCTGAGATTTAATAAAATGTCCATGAACCTGGCATCAGGGTAAGCATCACGCTGAGTATCCCattctttaaaataaatttgccTGGCTCGCTGCaaagaaacaaagcaaaacaTATCACTATGGAAGTTTATAAAGATAACAATTGTTCTAACATTACACAAACCTCGTTTCCTCCTGCACGAAGTGCACTAACTTCTTCTGCCGTGAACTTGGCCATTGATATAGATTTCACACGATGTGTAAACTCTCGACTAGACATATACACAAGGAGAAAAAGAGGTCTTACACACATGATATGGGACaacacttttcaagttcaaATGAGGAACCTCGAGAGAAAATACATACTGGATTCCGCTGCAGTTGATGCAGACAAAAGTCCAGAACGTTGAGCAGACATATTGTGGACCCTGCAAGACTCAGATTATCCGAAAACTTAATAAAAGAAACCAGCTACATTGAGCCATTTATAGTTGACTTGATAAGCAtgtttttatataaactattaaaaagAAGAATTAAAGATGGTTCCTGGCCAACATACCAGACTGTTGCAGTTGATGCATCTTCGATTCTCGGGAAGCTTCAGCAAACTCCTGATAGCCTTTTCAGTTCGCTCGTCTTCCTTCATCTTGCTCCCCATTGTTGGCAAAAAACTTTCCCACTCTTATCAAGAAAATCAATTATCTCAAATGAGAAATCCTATCAAATAGCAATGCCATCATTACCAAATCACCTGAGAAAGAACagaggaacaaaaaaaacaccatCTTAAGCCAAAAGAATTTTAACGTTATTCTCTGGTGC contains these protein-coding regions:
- the LOC106374683 gene encoding uncharacterized protein LOC106374683 isoform X1; this translates as MGSKMKEDERTEKAIRSLLKLPENRRCINCNSLGPQYVCSTFWTFVCINCSGIHREFTHRVKSISMAKFTAEEVSALRAGGNERARQIYFKEWDTQRDAYPDASNIFKLRDFIRSVYVDKRYSSESNDKISQQKPAVTDDYKESKKASANFLGSRSFHSVDKLEIKSGNRSLKYYFEGKEPKQQQQQLVTHNPKSRALPKSPIRFEIVDDRYRDDGSVKRYDARREPRGSSKSLDLSNNKETSGLPIVRHASELIGENHPRLRVEKIVKVEKKKDPMSNQLAASSSKMESPGSLIDDVPSQKAIEGPAPNSLEALLFGYSDPSEDNHPAANPETQQVPRTQDSVTSFVTAPTISHAGSLELALLPDAGDNLRTKDMVTTSAAENNQVDSSTPHKEPSGTSTEQSTLAITNYAYGDHQEETKSNVRSALPEDLFSGGFSFASPQVHAQHHGMGYGMQYYQYPVATGAFPYTAKPSSNPFDVSYDDTCPNQTPQYPSMEYTQGGGLPIVSVPRGASDSSSMAADSFGLMMASQSPFYAPALSPTSPSLASNLLPGAYAGQQPHVNMPPSFRRQEMNSMGNAEATYNGAHSYHQANFNGYPSANPNAYVSRGNPFD
- the LOC106374683 gene encoding uncharacterized protein LOC106374683 isoform X2, which produces MGSKMKEDERTEKAIRSLLKLPENRRCINCNSLGPQYVCSTFWTFVCINCSGIHREFTHRVKSISMAKFTAEEVSALRAGGNERARQIYFKEWDTQRDAYPDASNIFKLRDFIRSVYVDKRYSSESNDKISQQKPAVTDDYKESKKASANFLGSRSFHSVDKLEIKSGNRSLKYYFEGKEPKQQQQQLVTHNPKSRALPKSPIRFEIVDDRYRDDGSVKRYDARREPRGSSKSLDLSNNKETSGLPIVRHASELIGENHPRLRVEKIVKVEKKKDPMSNQLAASSSKMESPGSLIDDVPSQKAIEGPAPNSLEALLFGYSDPSEDNHPAANPETQQVPRTQDSVTSFVTAPTISHAGSLELALLPDAGDNLRTKDMVTTSAAENNQVDSSTPHKEPSGTSTEQSTLAITNYAYGDHQEETKSNVRSALPEDLFSGGFSFASPQVHAQHHGMGYGMQYYQYPVATGAFPYTAKPSSNPFDVSYDDTCPNQTPQYPSMEYTQGGGLPIVSVPRGASDSSSMAADSFGLMMASQSPFYAPALSPTSPSLASNLLPGAYAGQQPHVNMPPSFRQEMNSMGNAEATYNGAHSYHQANFNGYPSANPNAYVSRGNPFD